In Primulina huaijiensis isolate GDHJ02 chromosome 4, ASM1229523v2, whole genome shotgun sequence, the DNA window CCTGAATTAGCGAAGATGACCTTTTTTGTATCTCCCTTTGAACGAATCTTCGTCTGTTGATCGTCAAATTAAGTCCATGATCAAATACTATGTTTCTTATTTGGACTGCACTAGTAATCGcaaaaaatttgtgtgttgAGACAGCAACGTCCGAATTTCAAAAATCCGAAGTCGGTGCAGCGTCGGCTGGACGCGACGGACGTGGAAGAAGTTGGCCGAAAATTTTTCCACCAATTTATGGTGATGGCCGAAACTTTGTTGGATGAGAATAAAGGATTTTTGGTGAACTTTTGTGCTTGTTTTTGTGTGCAAAAACTCGGGTTATTTCATATGATcctcaatgaaatatttatagagGTTGATTCCTGATTATATCAGAAGTTCCTTTCCCATCAGGATTCCTAATCCTCGTCTCAACAGGactcttaatttttattaaataaaattctcatattattattattatatcatgtatttatcaacttttgataatatacaatatattaataataatatatatacacatcttTATAtctccatataaaatatatatataaacattaataTATTTACACATCTACTTTTAATACAagcataaatatattaatttaattatagaaccattatttaatttatctaaTTAACTTATTAGCTAGGAATATACATGCTCATGTAACATTGAAATTTTAGTGCTGATATAGACTAAGaatctgtttagaatatacgataAACTAacttcttaatgagtttcatgatcttacgttgcgagacAAATCTTATGGTACCTATTATaaattcaaggactttatctatatttcttgcatgtgtatacatataaaacataaggtcataattggataaaatcgtaaatattattaaaataaatatcgtttttacattagagtcaataaagcccAAGCCACAAATTGAGTTGGTgaacacctactctaacactctATATATTCCCTTGCCCAACTATAAAAGTGACATGAATTGGTCATTGAATAATAACATAAGATCGAACATCATTTCCCAAGATATCAAAGGTGAACACTAgataaagacaaaaacttgtgtgagacggtctcacgagtcgtattttgtgatacgagtatcttatttgggtcatccatgaaaaagtattactttttatgctaagagtattacattttattgtgaatatcgatagagttgacccgtctcacataaaaagattcgtgagaccgtcttacaagatacctactcctaaataaaaacaatttcatTATAATAATTCGTGTGTTATAAGTCACAGCCTCCatctacaaaataaaaataaaaaaatctgatTTTTCTATTGATAAGAGAAAATTGCCTCACAATATATCAAACTACAACTCTCTAAATTTTGGATGGTAAAATGAGAGAATGAAGAGTTAggaacaaaaaaagaaaatgtctTTTTTTGTCTAGTAACTCTTCTCATTtgatttttgataaattaactTTTCGAAATTTGATTTCAGCACGATAAAGTTTGTTTCCAAAGTTTGGTTTTTGAGAATTTCGTTCGATATCATATCAGCAATTGgaccaaaataataaaaatcaaaaagTCATAAACTTAATGGATTAAAAtccaaaattaaacaaattaataaaccgaaaaaatcattaaaaaagaGGCTGCTTTGAGTGTGAACACTGAACAATTTTCCATCTATTCACATTGAACTACTCAAAACAAAACAGCTTAAAAGTGTGTGATACAAATGACAAATCCAGCCAATTTTCTATTCATTGTCTGAATCAGACACAATTATCCAGCAAATTTTCTATTAATTGTCAGAATCACACACAATTATCCAGATTATTTTAATCATGTCTGCCCAATTTATTCCCTAACAAATTATTAGTTTATAGCAAACTTAATGCTTTTATTGCCGGCTTCCGTTCGTTTGAACTGAAGATGGCTTATGCTGCTATAATCTCGCTAAAGCTGACTCTTCAGCAAATCCTCATGCACCCTTACATATTTGTCAGACATCGTGAGAAGAAACATATTGAATCCTTCCATGAAAGACTTGAGTTCTTGCAGCGGTTCTTGGAAGAACATCCATCCCATGCAAGCTACGAAAATGAAACTTTTCTTGGAAGAAGAATTAGAGATGCAGCGTCTGAAGCAGAAGATTCCATGGATCTCCATTTGGACCATCTGTGTAACTCAGAGAAAATGATTTGGCAAATGGAAATTGAGCCTGTGATGAAGCAAGTTGATTCCTTAGTTGGAGAGGTGACACAGATTAAGGAACAAATGGCCGGGTTGGATATCAAAGGAAGAATACGCTGTTCCTTTAAGGAAGAGAAGATAAAGACCTGCAAAGAACCTCCGAATGCTTTATGTAAGGATTCATCAAGTTCTAAAAAGAACTTAATGGTGGGATTTGATGAGTACTTGATGCAGATTAAGGATCAACTAACAGGGCAATCATCTGCACTCGAGGTCATCTCGATCGTAGGGATGGGAGGTATCGGTAAGAGTACATTGGCAATGCATGCTTATAATGATCCATATGTTTTACATCAGTTTGATATTCGTGCTTGGGTCACTGTATCTCAATCATATAGTATAAGAGATATCATGTTAAGTATACTAGACTCGATGAATAAATCGCCTAAGGGTGATCAATTAGGACTTGATGTTTACCAAAACTTGAAGGGTCGAAGGTACCTCATCGTGAAAGATGATATTTGGGATACTAGTGCCTGGGACGACTTGAAAATGATGTTTCCAGATGACGAAACAGGAAGCCGGATCGTGTTGACCACTCGGATTTCCGATGTGGCTGCGTATGCCAGTCCTTCTGGGACTCTTCATCAAATTGGTTTACTAAATAATGATCATAGTTGGGAGCTGCTATGTGCTAAAGTTTTCGGTTATGAAACTTGCCCTCTAAATTTACAAGAAATTGGAAAGAGAATTGCACAAAATTGTGGGGGACTTCCCCTCTCAATTGTTGTCATTGGTGGATTACTCTCAAAGTTAGAGATGGCACAAGAGGTGTGGCAATCTGTTGCTGAAAATGTAACTTCATTTGTGTTTTCAAGTGATGATCGATGTTCGGCTATACTACGGTTAAGCTACAACTACTTGCCTCAATATTTGAAGGCATGCTTCCTTTATATAGgaatttttcccaaaaatcaAGAGTTGAGTGTTTCCAAACTCACCATGATGTGGGTTGCTGAGGGTTTTCTTGGACAAGCTCATGGTCGAAGTTTAGAAGAGTTGGCAGAGAGGTGTGTGGATGAACTTCTTGATAGAAGCCTAATTTTAAAGTCTCGGAAGAACTCTGAAGGCAAAATCAAAGCTTTCAGGATCCATGACCTCTTACTCGACTTCTGCATAGAAGAAGCTAAACATGAGAAGTTCCTTCAAATAATAGGAAGTCCGGCATATCTATTTTCGACAAGTCCAGCAAGTGAGCGTCGTGTAAGCATTCATAAAGAGTTCAGGCAATGTCGGTTTAATATTGACTCCATGTTATCGACTTCATATGTTCGCTCACTTGTTTCTTTAGGGCAATGGCCACCGTCCCCGGATTTGTTCTTAAGATTCAAACTTCTTAAGGTACTACATGCTACTGAAGTGGTATTTTCTCAATTTCCATGTCAAGTTATGGAGCCTTTGAATCTACGTTACATCGCTGTGGCTTGTAATGGGGTTATACCTGCATCAATAACAAAGTTATGGAATCTCCAAACTTTAATTATGGTTCCAGATTTCAATCTATGTGGTGAAAATTACTTACCTGTGGAAATCTGGATCATGTCACATTTAAGGTATGTAAGGTGTTACGGAGCTAATTTTCTTGATCCTAGCGATGCCAAATTCGACATTTACAGAAAATGTGTAGTTCTCGAAGACCTCCATACCCTTTCAGGGTTATGGAATTTTAAGTTTACAGAGGAAATGTTGCAGAGGATTCCAAACATCAAGAATATTGACATTTTCTATGATTGTCGCTGTTTGATGGAAAAAGACTGGTGGTACTACCAACTTGAGAATCTTGGCAACCTGCATCAACTCAAAGCATTGAAGATACGTGTAGTTCCAGACCCAATTTGCTCAGTAAAGTCGATGTTTACGCTTCATTTTCCAGCATCGCTTAAAACTTTAACTTTAGGTGGGGTTAGAATTCCATGGCAAGAACTGGCAATTATAGGCTCGTTACCCAATCTTGAAGTTCTCAAACTGAAGGATAACGCTTGCATAGGGACAGAGTGGGAACCAAATGAAGACGAGTTCTGTCAACTAAAAGTTTTGGTACTTGAAGGGTTGGAGTTGGAGCATTGGAGAGCTGAGTCTGACCACTTTCCAAGCCTCCAGCGCCTCATCATTCGATGGTGCTACTATTTAGTCGAGATACCATCTGGGTTGGGAGAAAGCATGACACTTACCACAATTGGCTTGGATGAGTGCCATGATTCTGTCTGGGATTCAGCGCCCGAAATACGTGAGACACAACTGAGCTATGGAAATGATGATTTTCAAGTTATTAATGTGTATTCTGCAGAGAGGCATTCTAAACGTATGTTTTTTGAAGCTTTCAGGTATGACACTATTGTAGCAACTAATTTATAACTTTCTTGTGTCCTACATGAAATAATATCGTTTTCCGGGTGGGTTCCATGAATTTATTCTATTATCGTGACTGCTCATAGGATCATGAAAGACGCAGCAGATGATTCTGAATCATCACAGACAGGTAATTACATTGAACCATTTCAATTGCATTTTGTTAACTATTTAGACCCTCACACAATAGAAAACATCATGAATATGCTGGAAATTGGTTCAGAAGCGCGATACATCAGATATGACATATGCTTGCAGATTGGACTATTGCAAGAAAACTGATGATGTTTACCTATTTTAATCACAGATGAGGATGACGATGGGCCGATCCCATGAAAAAGTCTCTAAGATAATAAGATGGCAGAACTGGCTACAAGAAACACCATGCTGAATTAATTCGGAACAACGGCTGGAGTTGATATCACTTACAAATCCAACTAACATCTTTGTGGCATAGTCTGTCTCTTGAGGTTTCAAGTGTTCCAAGCCATGTTCATTGCCCCAAGTTCTGTATGTCATGCTATGAATGTCAAGCGCCGCAACAAAACCAGGGGATTGCGTGATGATTAGCGTCATGGGGCAATCTCCAATGAAGCCATTTAGCTCTGCTTCTCATTATTTGcaaacttgtttttttttatcttactaGAAAagtgcacgtgcgttgcacgtaaGCAATTAAACTGCTGAAAATacatgaatgaaaatttgaaaatatttaaatgaattaaaatatggcTAGTAACATTTATCAATTAAAACAAACCGaatcacaaaaaataaatatcatgacCATAGACGATATATGAATCGGAAAAATTTATCTTATCCACATGACACATTTTTCAATATGCTTCCTGGTTGATTTTGACAACTCAACAACTCTTTATCGTAGTTTTTATAATATGCGTATAACCTCATTTTGGTATACTCAACAAGTATAGTATCATTTTAACACTTATTATTTAGAATCCTCATCTGGGATCTGACATGCTTGTAGTTTGCTTCCTTATCAcgacattttttcggttttctacATTGTTTTTATCCGGTAATCTTATATTTCCgactatttgtttttttttttttttgaatgattttcaGTTTATGACAATCATGAACTGCAACTCTTAAGAAAAAATTCTTTAAGTCGTACTGTTTAAgcctaaaaaaaaaacttcatttCAATActattaataataacaatactTCTCATAAAAGCATAACCGGAAAATTTGAATTCTAAAAAAGATGGTGAGGGTAAAGATAAACAAGTTAACTCACCAACGGAGATAGAGACGGCCCGATCGCCATGTGCATCACCAGACCCAACAACAGCACAGCTGATACAATCATTAAATTCAAAGTTAACACCATATAATCGAAGTCTACCCACATATAGACAAACTAAATTAAGCACATACCTTGTAACATATGCAGAAATTGCAGAAGAACGCCGACCACGCATGACAAAGCGTGATCGATGAATAAATCAAATACGCTATATAacgagataaaaaaaaaaatcaatcctACGGACATACAATCAAAACTTGAAAAGGAACAATTGAGCAATGTCCACCAAAAGAAATACGTAAAGGTTGGGTTCGCATGTAAGATTCCATTTGACTGAATACATGAATATCAAACTGGATCTTCACTTAGCTATGTTCCCGACTCCATGGATGACCCGAAATAGAAAATTATAGGCAttctgaaaacaaaaaaatacaaaaattcgtAGTTAAGAGAATGGCGTGCACAGAGCATAAGTAGTTGTTAGCATGTTAACCTTATCCTAGGATTTTCATCCAATAATCTCTTGATAAAGTCCTTCAACTCAGAAGGAAAAAATTGACATGTTTTCATCGAAACTTGGGTTAGCTTTCAGGAACACCTGAAAAATACCAGACTCGGTTCGAGCCCAAAAGGGGCGGCTACCACagagaaaaaatatatgataaaacACATACGCTCCATAGATCGGCTTCTCTACCTTATGACCTGTGTAAAAATGCTAGTGCAACATAACACTCACTGCCAACTATTTCATTGAGATTTTGACCTGCGTATGAATATCAATATTCACATCCGAATTCAAGAATACCAAGCGCAAAATTTTACCTAGCTCACAAATACACTATATACCGAGATAAAAAATGTAATCCTACGGACATACAAGAAAATCTTGAAAGGCAGTTATTGAGCAACGGCCACCAACAGaacattagaaaatattttatgaatatggtagaaattttcatgaatttgaCTACAATGTATaaatttaactaattaaaattatattaaaataataattagtttgattgagttaagtacattaataatgatcattttaaactaaaataaataatgacTTAAATAACATAATGAATATGACggattgtaaaaaaaaaaggtaaaatagtaagctcacaaatggaagtcatatatttaatagatattaattaatattaattaatatatattatttaggGATATTTTTTTAGCACCATATATCGAAATTGACTAAATGCTTAAATATTTCCATTGAAATCACTTACGTATAAACATTTTCTCTGAATCATGTATCTTTGTTGATACATAAGTAGtctaaaaatatctttattttaaattagaaaaagatgttttatatgatcttaatatttattaatagttTAATTTTATACAACCTCACTCGTCTCCAATCGTCTTCCCATTATTACATTAATATTCGGAATATTAACAGTTCTTTTAATTTATAACATTATTAGAGTAATTTTCTAT includes these proteins:
- the LOC140975516 gene encoding putative late blight resistance protein homolog R1A-3 is translated as MAYAAIISLKLTLQQILMHPYIFVRHREKKHIESFHERLEFLQRFLEEHPSHASYENETFLGRRIRDAASEAEDSMDLHLDHLCNSEKMIWQMEIEPVMKQVDSLVGEVTQIKEQMAGLDIKGRIRCSFKEEKIKTCKEPPNALCKDSSSSKKNLMVGFDEYLMQIKDQLTGQSSALEVISIVGMGGIGKSTLAMHAYNDPYVLHQFDIRAWVTVSQSYSIRDIMLSILDSMNKSPKGDQLGLDVYQNLKGRRYLIVKDDIWDTSAWDDLKMMFPDDETGSRIVLTTRISDVAAYASPSGTLHQIGLLNNDHSWELLCAKVFGYETCPLNLQEIGKRIAQNCGGLPLSIVVIGGLLSKLEMAQEVWQSVAENVTSFVFSSDDRCSAILRLSYNYLPQYLKACFLYIGIFPKNQELSVSKLTMMWVAEGFLGQAHGRSLEELAERCVDELLDRSLILKSRKNSEGKIKAFRIHDLLLDFCIEEAKHEKFLQIIGSPAYLFSTSPASERRVSIHKEFRQCRFNIDSMLSTSYVRSLVSLGQWPPSPDLFLRFKLLKVLHATEVVFSQFPCQVMEPLNLRYIAVACNGVIPASITKLWNLQTLIMVPDFNLCGENYLPVEIWIMSHLRYVRCYGANFLDPSDAKFDIYRKCVVLEDLHTLSGLWNFKFTEEMLQRIPNIKNIDIFYDCRCLMEKDWWYYQLENLGNLHQLKALKIRVVPDPICSVKSMFTLHFPASLKTLTLGGVRIPWQELAIIGSLPNLEVLKLKDNACIGTEWEPNEDEFCQLKVLVLEGLELEHWRAESDHFPSLQRLIIRWCYYLVEIPSGLGESMTLTTIGLDECHDSVWDSAPEIRETQLSYGNDDFQVINVYSAERHSKRMFFEAFRIMKDAADDSESSQTDEDDDGPIP